In Nasonia vitripennis strain AsymCx chromosome 2, Nvit_psr_1.1, whole genome shotgun sequence, a genomic segment contains:
- the LOC116416172 gene encoding uncharacterized protein LOC116416172, protein MVLTRTGKGKDISKMTDPQVIEELREQIARLSAAQTAANNENECLRRQIASLKAKNKDLRDGNSSGKSYNDHDTQTDQGITPPGDHDNSDAPRPNNNDQNSNINLDLVNGILSHFETLHVSLVLPTYDGENGNPIQFIEKLEKYFIRKKIKHEQKLLVVEDALKGRARVWYEARFSPFISFEHFKRIFNDEFYSLEARMKFKTEWAAKKFKPGSNHCLREYFLEQTRAAKYITPRMDDYEINYTIIKQLPQRVRDALSTVDYLKSDLISQALARLDASYSENYNGNTQYAKSAQQQERQKHTVNQVNHIQRNDSLIKRNNYSGPGRRNYSQDRSRENWREPARSDGNSHFALPDTSRPPPKISNQSRSPNSNDGENSQFQNKQSPSTAHNIRAIQQSEFIQDLAWDVEGEVGEGDLSPESHIMSPRMRAKIFGSYVTVLIDSGSDITCVSQRFYESISKVNTRIPELPVSNLAVGVAVARKTIRIAKKIYLNIQYGNYDIEHTYLVVPGLAADIIVGADFLEKNGGIINFKDKTFELKGKEIPSNLISYQGDPTLNENLEANACRSLQLHILETHKLDKNLNHATKNWRGRAWGVVAIRKYPKKW, encoded by the coding sequence ATGGTTCTGACGAGAACTGGTAAGGGAAAGGACATTTCCAAAATGACAGATCCTCAAGTGATCGAAGAGTTACGAGAGCAAATCGCGAGACTGTCTGCCGCCCAAACAGCAGCAAATAACGAAAACGAATGTTTAAGAAGGCAAATCGCATCGCTCAAAGCTAAAAACAAAGACCTCCGCGACGGTAATAGTAGCGGTAAATCGTACAATGACCATGATACGCAGACCGATCAGGGAATAACCCCGCCTGGAGATCATGACAACTCAGACGCACCGAGACCTAACAATAACgatcaaaattcaaatataaaCCTCGATTTGGTCAATGGCATTCTAAGTCATTTTGAGACGCTTCACGTCTCATTAGTTCTGCCCACTTACGACGGAGAAAACGGCAACCCTATACAATTCATTGAAAAACTagagaaatattttatccgcaaaaaaataaaacatgaaCAAAAATTGCTCGTGGTTGAGGACGCTCTAAagggacgcgcgcgcgtctggTATGAGGCACGCTTTAGCCCTTTCATATCGTTCGAACATTTTAAACGTATTTTCAACGACGAATTTTATTCGTTAGAAGCTCGAATGAAGTTTAAAACAGAGTGGGCGGCGAAGAAGTTCAAGCCGGGTTCGAATCATTGTCTGCGTGAATACTTCCTTGAACAAACGCGAGCCGCAAAATACATCACACCGCGTATGGATGACTACGAGATTAATTACACCATTATTAAGCAATTACCTCAACGTGTGCGAGATGCTTTGTCAACCGTGGATTATTTAAAGAGTGATTTAATTTCTCAAGCGCTAGCGCGTCTAGATGCCTCGTATAGTGAAAACTACAACGGTAATACCCAGTACGCAAAATCGGCTCAGCAGCAAGAACGGCAAAAACATACAGTAAATCAGGTAAATCACATTCAAAGAAACGATTCGTTGATTAAACGAAATAACTATTCAGGCCCCGGAAGGCGTAATTACTCACAAGATAGATCTCGCGAAAATTGGCGTGAACCAGCGCGTTCCGATGGAAATTCGCATTTTGCACTACCTGACACTTCTAGACCACCGCCGAAGATTAGCAATCAGAGTAGAAGCCCGAATAGTAACGACGGAGAAAACTCGCAATTTCAGAACAAACAAAGTCCATCAACGGCACACAATATTCGCGCGATACAGCAGTCGGAGTTCATACAAGATCTAGCTTGGGATGTAGAAGGAGAGGTCGGTGAAGGTGATTTGTCACCCGAATCTCACATCATGAGTCCGAGAATGCGTGCAAAAATATTTGGAAGTTACGTAACCGTATTGATAGACTCCGGGAGCGATATCACATGCGTCTCGCAACGTTTCTACGAGAGTATATCGAAAGTAAACACTAGAATCCCAGAGTTACCTGTAAGCAATTTGGCTGTCGGTGTAGCAGTCGCGCGAAAGACTATTAGAATTGCGAAGAAAATCTATTTGAACATTCAATACGGGAATTATGATATTGAACACACGTATTTGGTGGTACCGGGTTTGGCTGCGGATATCATCGTGGGCGCGGACTTTCTTGAAAAGAACGGCGGAATCATAAACTTTAAAGacaaaacttttgaattaaAGGGAAAAGAAATACCGTCAAATCTGATTTCGTATCAAGGTGATCCAACTTTGAACGAAAATTTGGAAGCTAACGCGTGTCGAAGTTTACAGTTGCATATCCTAGAAACCCATAAgttagataaaaatttgaaCCACGCTACCAAAAATTGGAGAGGTCGAGCATGGGGGGTGGTTGCGATACGGAAGTATCCCAAAAAATGGTAG